ATTTAAATCATTTGTTTTAATTGATGGAGAAATTATACCATTATGAATTTTGGGGAGTGAGATGCTTAATGGGTACAATCAAGGAATTTTTGAAAATGAAGACGACGAAAATCGGCATTGCCACCGCGCTGCTCTTTCAGTTGATCTTTTCCATCATCTGGATGACAGGCTATGAGGGCGTGTCGGAACAGATCGACAAGCTGAGTATCGCGGTCGTGAACGAGGATATGAAAAGCGGTGCCGTTATTGCGAAGCAGTTGTCGGCCGCGCTGCCCGTCAAAGTGGAGACGGCAGCGGATATGGAATCCGCCCGAGAGCGGCTGGATGACCGCCGCATTCAAATGATCGTGCACATTCCCGCGAACTTTACGGCGCTTGCGGCGAGCCGGGACGGCAAGGCGGCCATTCAGTATGTCGTGAACGAATCCAATCCTTCAATGATCAAAAGTATGATGACCTCCATCGCCTCCCAGGTGACAGCAGCAGCGAATAAGCAGGCCATTGCGGCGGGTACCCAGGCCGCGCTGTCGCAGGGAATGCCGGCTGAGAAAGCTGCGGCCACGTCAGTTCTCCTGTCTGAGCGGGTAGTGTCGGATATCCAGTCGGTGAACATTGTTGACGGGACGAACAACCAGATGGTGCCGATGATGATGGTGCTCGCCTCGCTCGTCGGCGCGATGATCATGGCCCAGAACTTTGAAATATCGGCGATGGCGATTTCCGCCCGCACGGGACGCTGGCAGCGGCTCGGCGCCCGCTTCGCTATTACGATTCCGGCGGCCATCGTCGTTTCGCTCGTCGGAACTTCGCTCGTCATGCTGCTCGGCGGACAGGTCGAACGGGGATTTTGGGCCTTGTGGAGCTTCCAGACATTGTTCGTATTCACGTTCATGCTCGTTGCGCAGGCACTGGTTGCGCTGCTCGGCACAGCCGGCATGCTGCTGAACATCGTGCTGCTGTCCATGCAGCTCGTGTCGTCCGGCGCGATGATTCCGCGCGAGCTGCTGTCCGGCATTTACGTCAATCTCGGAAGCGTACTCCCGGCTACTTACGCGGTAGAAGGACTAATGAACCTGCTGTTTGGGGGACCCGGGAACGGCAGCATTGCTGCGGCGCTGCTCGTTACTGCGGCGGTGATGGCGCTCGTGATGACCGGAGTGACGGCCCTGCGCAGGGAACCTGCGGCTGACGGAACCACTTCGGCGACAGCTCAGTCCCGCTCTGGTACGGTCCCCGAATCATAAACGGTTCGGATTGCCGAATCGGACACCTGCCACGGACCTCACTGGAAAACCTCCGTTTGTCCCGCTTATAATAAGAGCATATATAAGGGATGGTTTCGTTCCGCAAAGGGGAAATGGAAAAGCATGGGCTCAGAAGAAAATGACGTTAAGCTGCGCATTTTGCAGGCTGCGAAGAAGCTGTTCGCGCAGCAGGGCTTCAACGCTACGACCGTACGGCAAATATGCGAAGAGGCGGGCGCCAACGTATCGCTCGTCTCGTATTATTTTGGCGGTAAAGATAAAGTGTTTGAAGCCTTGTTCAAGGAATATTTTTCGCACGATATATTAGATGGAGATGAACTATCCCGGATGGAAGCGGTCTCGGGTCTCAAATTGCTGATACGGGAAATCACCGCGTACGGGCAGCGCGAGCCGGAAATCGTCAGTCTACTGCAGCAGGAGATCGTCTTGCAGTCCCCGCGGATGGACAAGATTCAAGAATTGACGCTGCCGATTTGGACACTGCTCCGGGATTGGCTTAAGCTGGGCCGGGAGCAGGGCGTGTTTCATTTCCGGTCGCTTGACCATACTTTCATCAGCGTGCTTGGCAGCATTCTGTTTCACAACAAAACGTTTTATTTCAAGCAGCTTCTCGACAATAATGAAGAAGATCCGAATTGGTTTCTGGAGGATTTGACCCGGTTTATTTTCCAGGCGATCGGTTACGAGGAACAAGGATAAGCATTGCGGCCAGCCGGTTTACCGAGCAACATTATTCAAGAATTTTCTTTCTTTTCATATTATAATGACAGCACATTGAACTTGAAAAGAAGGTGCAGGCGATGACTCGCGAGGTTCGAACGGTCTGTTTCGATACGGATTTAATGCTGGAAGCGTATCGGTTTGAAGGGATCATGCAGAAGTTTCCCAACCATTTTCATGACTATTATGTCATTGGTTTTATTGAACAAGGCAAGCGGCGGCTGATTTGCAACAATGAGGAGTATATTCTAAACAGCGGAGACGTGGTCATCTTTAACCCTCAGGATCCCCACGCCTGTGAACAGGTAGACGGGAGGACGCTCGACTATCGCTGCATCAACATTCAACCGGAGGTCATGCGCCAATATGCGCTTGAAGTAACGGGAACGGATTATTTGCCCCGCTTCGCGCCAACCGTCCTTTACCGCAGTGAACTGGCAGCTTCCCTGCGTGAACTGCATCTGATGATAGTAGAGCAGCAGCCCGATTTTCAAAAAGACGAATGGTTTCTGTTTCTTCTGGAGCAGCTGATGAGAGAGTATTCAGACATAGGTACGCCTTATCCCTCTCCGAAATTCAGCGCTGAAATTAATGTCATATGCGAATACATAGAGTCACACTATACCCAAAGCATTACTCTGGATCAGTTAAGTCATTTGACAGGACTGAGCAAATATCATTTGCTGCGTTCATTTACACGGGCAAAAGGAATCTCGCCGTACAGCTATCTCGGAACCGTGCGGATCAACCATGCGAAAAAGCTTTTGGAACAGGGAATGCCGCCTATCGATGTGGCCTTTCGAACCGGTTTTAGTGATCAGAGCCACTTCTCAAATTTCTTCAAAAAAATGATCGGCTTAACCCCTAAGCAATATATGCGGATATTTATTCATGAAACGGGATCGAAACGGTCAGAGGATGTACGTGTATGATGGATCATCACAAGAGGATTACCGGACACCTGCTCTCGTTATTCACGATTTTAATTTGGGGAACTACCTTTATCTCCACAAAAATACTGTTAACCGATTTTGCTCCCGTTGAAATTCTGTTTTTTCGATTCCTCATCGGGTATATTGTCTTGTTCCTGCTCTATTCCCGTCCTATCCGTACGAAGACTTTTAA
This region of Paenibacillus sp. URB8-2 genomic DNA includes:
- a CDS encoding YhgE/Pip domain-containing protein, encoding MGTIKEFLKMKTTKIGIATALLFQLIFSIIWMTGYEGVSEQIDKLSIAVVNEDMKSGAVIAKQLSAALPVKVETAADMESARERLDDRRIQMIVHIPANFTALAASRDGKAAIQYVVNESNPSMIKSMMTSIASQVTAAANKQAIAAGTQAALSQGMPAEKAAATSVLLSERVVSDIQSVNIVDGTNNQMVPMMMVLASLVGAMIMAQNFEISAMAISARTGRWQRLGARFAITIPAAIVVSLVGTSLVMLLGGQVERGFWALWSFQTLFVFTFMLVAQALVALLGTAGMLLNIVLLSMQLVSSGAMIPRELLSGIYVNLGSVLPATYAVEGLMNLLFGGPGNGSIAAALLVTAAVMALVMTGVTALRREPAADGTTSATAQSRSGTVPES
- a CDS encoding AraC family ligand binding domain-containing protein, whose protein sequence is MTREVRTVCFDTDLMLEAYRFEGIMQKFPNHFHDYYVIGFIEQGKRRLICNNEEYILNSGDVVIFNPQDPHACEQVDGRTLDYRCINIQPEVMRQYALEVTGTDYLPRFAPTVLYRSELAASLRELHLMIVEQQPDFQKDEWFLFLLEQLMREYSDIGTPYPSPKFSAEINVICEYIESHYTQSITLDQLSHLTGLSKYHLLRSFTRAKGISPYSYLGTVRINHAKKLLEQGMPPIDVAFRTGFSDQSHFSNFFKKMIGLTPKQYMRIFIHETGSKRSEDVRV
- a CDS encoding TetR/AcrR family transcriptional regulator, yielding MGSEENDVKLRILQAAKKLFAQQGFNATTVRQICEEAGANVSLVSYYFGGKDKVFEALFKEYFSHDILDGDELSRMEAVSGLKLLIREITAYGQREPEIVSLLQQEIVLQSPRMDKIQELTLPIWTLLRDWLKLGREQGVFHFRSLDHTFISVLGSILFHNKTFYFKQLLDNNEEDPNWFLEDLTRFIFQAIGYEEQG